The following are encoded together in the Salvia hispanica cultivar TCC Black 2014 chromosome 6, UniMelb_Shisp_WGS_1.0, whole genome shotgun sequence genome:
- the LOC125191988 gene encoding allene oxide synthase 3-like: MSTEELPRREIPGSVGLPFFGAIADRLSYFYSQGELKFFKSRMEKYKSTVFRCNMPPGPFMARDPRVICLLDALSFQTLFDTSKVEKRDVLDGTFVPSTAFTGGYRTCAYLDPSEPNHALLKRFFLSLLAKRHDQFIPLFRRGMSDLFSTLEDEIAANGSSSFNDLNDAMSFEFVFRLLCRVGPAETSLGSDGPKSMDLWLFGQLSPLMTLGLKFVPSFIEDMFLHNFPIPFFLVKSYYDKIYSAFEANLGKLLEEAAELGLERDEACHNLVFLAGFNAYGGMKAVFPALIKWVGAGGPGLHLRLAAEIRAVVKEKGGITAAALEEMRLTKSAVYEALRIEPSVPYQYGKAKEDFKIRNHENTFLVKKGEMLFGYQVLATRDPRIFENPDDYVAERFVGEEGEKLLRYVYWSNGRETEDPTVDNKQCPGKDLVVMMCTLMLVELFLRYDTFEVESGKLLLGSSVTFKSLTKHDR; encoded by the coding sequence ATGTCTACTGAGGAGCTTCCGCGGCGAGAGATCCCGGGATCGGTCGGGCTCCCCTTCTTCGGCGCCATAGCCGATCGCCTAAGCTACTTCTACAGCCAAGGCGAGCTCAAATTCTTCAAATCTCGCATGGAGAAATACAAATCCACCGTGTTCCGTTGCAACATGCCGCCCGGCCCCTTCATGGCCCGCGATCCCCGCGTAATCTGCCTCCTCGACGCCCTCAGCTTCCAAACCCTCTTCGATACCTCCAAAGTCGAAAAGAGGGACGTCCTCGACGGCACCTTCGTCCCCTCCACCGCCTTCACTGGGGGCTACCGCACCTGCGCCTACCTCGACCCGTCCGAGCCCAACCACGCCCTCCTCAAGCGCTTCTTCCTCTCCCTCCTCGCCAAAAGGCACGACCAGTTCATCCCCTTGTTCCGCCGCGGCATGTCCGACCTTTTCTCCACCCTCGAAGACGAGATCGCCGCGAATGGATCGTCTTCCTTCAACGACCTAAACGATGCGATGTCGTTCGAGTTCGTTTTCCGCTTGCTCTGCAGGGTGGGCCCGGCCGAGACGAGTCTGGGCTCGGACGGCCCAAAATCAATGGACTTATGGCTCTTCGGCCAGCTCTCGCCCTTGATGACGCTTGGACTCAAATTCGTACCTTCCTTTATTGAAGACATGTTTCTCCATAACTTCCCGATTCCTTTCTTTTTGGTGAAGTCTTACTACGACAAGATCTACTCCGCCTTCGAAGCGAATCTCGGGAAGCTTCTGGAGGAAGCGGCTGAGCTCGGGCTGGAACGGGACGAGGCGTGCCATAACCTCGTGTTCCTGGCCGGGTTCAACGCGTATGGGGGGATGAAGGCCGTGTTCCCCGCACTGATCAAGTGGGTCGGAGCGGGGGGCCCGGGCCTCCACTTGCGCCTCGCGGCAGAGATCAGGGCGGTGGTGAAGGAGAAAGGTGGCATCACTGCGGCGGCGTTGGAAGAGATGCGTTTGACGAAATCGGCGGTGTATGAAGCGCTGCGGATCGAGCCGTCGGTGCCGTATCAATACGGGAAGGCGAAGGAGGATTTCAAGATTCGGAACCATGAGAATACGTTTTTGGTGAAGAAAGGGGAGATGCTGTTTGGGTACCAGGTGTTGGCGACGAGGGATCCGAGGATTTTTGAGAATCCGGATGATTACGTGGCGGAGAGGTTTGTCGGGGAAGAAGGGGAGAAGCTGTTGAGGTATGTGTACTGGTCGAATGGGAGGGAGACGGAGGATCCAACGGTGGACAATAAGCAGTGCCCGGGGAAGGATTTGGTGGTGATGATGTGCACGTTGATGTTGGTGGAATTGTTTTTGAGGTATGATACGTTTGAGGTTGAATCTGGGAAGCTTCTCTTGGGCTCCTCAGTCACGTTCAAGTCGCTCACGAAGCATGATCGTTAA